A stretch of Oreochromis aureus strain Israel breed Guangdong linkage group 11, ZZ_aureus, whole genome shotgun sequence DNA encodes these proteins:
- the mtf1 gene encoding metal regulatory transcription factor 1: MSENGPHTEAPMYFEVEVAPLERDDEEDDKIHFGKDGDLIAEPSSSSGRVYDRTTVLIERDPIRLDEEGEEEGHCGGDEDGVTFLTEGEGDGDEEEGSLAFMTDPDGMSQGYVHHTISPDQIQFTINPGSTPMPRNIEGATLTLHSECPETKQREVKRYQCMFEGCTRTYSTAGNLRTHQKTHRGEYTFVCNQQGCGKAFLTSYSLKIHVRVHTKEKPFECDVQGCEKAFNTLYRLKAHQRLHTGKTFNCESEGCTKYFTTLSDLRKHIRTHTGEKPFRCDHDGCGKAFAASHHLKTHVRTHTGEKPFNCPSDGCEKTFSSQYSLKSHIRGHDKGQSFSVSLAHPLSEDANHSLCLSDLSLISTDSELRENIHNAQNLDLNNTTPVKIFELMFQSPENSISQDDTHLGESLAERFSLETPTQPGVTETSSLISFSVNPTSSSSCSQNAAVMEASSQLNQSSSSQTSTPASITANVSTTQPPAFMQLNGPQQISDVPQASVRPQNHVTPQQYVALPPTFLQQDSTTQTTPLPPPIATPAPAPALTATAPGPGPAVVAATTTDALAPVAQPVPLANNPGPNSGPGLATTPATITIAPTQNLLQPSLVMSDQNLQWILSSAANSQQNPEQAPHQGAPKVEKVFFTTAIPVGGNAGNSVQQIGLSLPVIIIKQEESCQCQCACRDSAKDKSAKSASSIVSAPAQQQPPEPPPPPLSEPQHHSATSSSSCCPPKSSSKVGEVTLEAPSSSSSSSSTAQTFSTIVSSTATNPPSSDGLASMDVSDFLSLQSPETAANIEALLLVADDFNMATDGNP; this comes from the exons ATGAGTGAGAATGGCCCTCATACGGAGGCGCCTATGTACTTTGAGGTGGAGGTGGCTCCGCTGGAGCGGGATGACGAAGAAGATGACAAGATCCACTTTGGCAAAGACGGTGACCTAATTGCTGAACCTTCGTCATCCTCTGGTCGGGTCTATGACCGCACCACGGTCCTCATTGAGCGGGACCCAATACGACTGGATGAGGAGGGAGAAGAGGAGGGTCACTGTGGAGGGGATGAAGATGGAGTCACCTTCCTAACAGAGGGAGAGGGTGAtggagatgaggaggagggCTCTTTGGCCTTTATGACTGACCCAGATGGGATGTCACAGGGTTATGTGCACCACACAATTTCTCCTGACCAGATCCAGTTCACAATAAATCCAGGGTCCACCCCAATGCCACGAAACATCGAGGGGGCTACGCTCACCTTGCACTCTGAGTGCCCAGAGACCAAGCAGAGAGAG GTAAAGCGGTACCAGTGCATGTTCGAAGGTTGCACAAGGACGTACAGCACAGCAGGAAACTTGCGAACACACCAGAAAACACATCGGGGCGAGTACACATTTGTGTGTAATCAGCAAGGCTGTGGAAAGGCCTTTCTCACCTCTTACAGCCTTAAGATCCACGTCCGTGTTCACACCAAGGAGAAGCCATTCGAGTGTGACGTACAGGGCTGTGAAAAGGCATTCAACACGCTGTACAG GCTAAAAGCACACCAGAGACTTCACACAGGCAAGACTTTCAACTGTGAATCAGAGGGATGCACAAAGTACTTTACCACCCTCAGTGACCTGAGGAAGCACATTCGCACACACACTGGGGAGAAGCCATTCCG GTGTGATCATGATGGCTGTGGAAAAGCCTTTGCTGCAAGTCATCACCTAAAAACGCATGTACGGACTCACACAG GGGAGAAGCCATTCAACTGTCCTAGTGACGgctgtgagaagacttttagcAGCCAGTACAGCTTGAAGAGTCACATCCGGGGTCACGACAAAGGACAGTCCTTCAGCGTCTCTCTCGCCCATCCACTCTCTGAA GATGCAAATCACTCGCTGTGCCTCAGTGACTTGAGCCTCATCTCTACAGACTCAGAACTACGAGAGAACATTCATAAT GCTCAAAATTTGGACCTCAACAATACGACCCCTGTGAAAATCTTTGAGCTTATGTTCCAAAGTCCTGAAAATAGCATCAGCCAAGATGATACCCATCTCGGCG AGAGCCTTGCTGAGCGCTTCAGCTTGGAGACTCCCACCCAACCGGGAGTGACAGAAACCTCGTCTCTCATCTCTTTCTCTGTCAATCCTACCTCCTCATCTTCTTGTTCACAAAACGCTGCAGTCATGGAGGCTTCTTCCCAGCTCAATCAGAGCTCTTCCTCCCAGACCTCCACCCCTGCCTCCATCACTGCAAATGTCAGCACAACACAGCCTCCTGCTTTCATGCAGCTCAATGGGCCTCAGCAGATCTCAGATGTGCCACAGGCTTCTGTCCGGCCACAAAACCACGTCACCCCCCAGCAATATGTGGCACTGCCACCAACATTCCTACAGCAAGATAGTACTACCCAGACCACTCCACTACCACCACCCATTGCTACGCCTGCTCCTGCCCCCGCACTGACTGCCACAGCACCAGGTCCTGGTCCTGCTGTTGTTGCAGCTACCACAACAGATGCTCTAGCACCTGTGGCTCAACCTGTGCCTTTGGCCAACAATCCTGGTCCAAACTCTGGCCCTGGTCTGGCAACCACCCCTGCCACTATCaccatagcacccacacagaaCCTGCTGCAGCCCAGCTTGGTCATGTCTGACCAGAATCTCCAGTGGATCCTCAGCAGTGCCGCCAACAGTCAGCAGAACCCAGAGCAAGCA CCACATCAAGGAGCTCCAAAAGTGGAAAAGGTTTTCTTCACTACAGCCATACCAGTGGGAGGTAATGCTG GTAACTCAGTCCAGCAGATCGGCCTCAGCCTGCCAGTCATCATCATCAAACAGGAGGAATCCTGCCAGTGTCAGTGTGCCTGCAGGGACTCTGCTAAAGACAAGAGTGCAAAGAGTGCCTCTTCCATCGTTTCAGCCCCAGCACAGCAGCAACCACCAGAGCCCCCTCCCCCGCCACTATCAGAGCCTCAGCACCATTCGGCAACTTCATCTTCCTCATGCTGCCCCCCCAAGTCTTCCTCCAAGGTGGGtgaggtgacactggaggccccctcttcttcttcttcttcctcctccacagCTCAGACTTTCTCCACAATAGTGAGCAGCACTGCCACCAACCCACCCTCATCTGACGGGTTAGCCAGTATGGACGTCTCAGACTTCCTCTCCCTGCAGAGCCCTGAGACAGCCGCCAACATTGAGGCTCTGCTGCTGGTCGCAGATGACTTCAACATGGCTACTGATGGCAATCCTTAA